In Serratia liquefaciens ATCC 27592, the genomic stretch CGCCTTATGCCTGCCTTGTCAGGGCGAGTTTGTGCGGGTGGATACTCCCCTGGCCAGCGGCCTCAGCCCTTGGCTGGCCGAGCGCGGTTTACCCTGCGTCGATACGCCGACCATTATGGTGCGTGGCGTGCCCCATAGACCGGATTGCGACGTTGCACTGACATTTTCACTGGTTTCGCAAGCCTGGTCATAAAATTGAAATTAAGGGTTCAGGGTGGTGCATCGCCCGATGCATTGCCCAAATGTTGTGCAATAGTTATCAACTGATGACTATGTTGTAACCGCAGGTTTTTGTCGTTCCTGCGCCGCCGTACGCCGTCGCGCGTGAAATTTCCCCTGCAATCCGCAATTGGCACAGGCCATGCATTGTCATCATCTCGCTTTGTTATCTGAGTAACAAAGTGGGGTTTGGTGACAACTCAACAACAGCGGGCGAACTATGGCAGAGCATCCAGATGTGATGGCACAAATAGAAGCGTCATTTGCGGTGCAAACCCCCACCGGGAAACGCATTGCCGGATATCTGCTGGCCAATTTGCCGCAGGTGCCGTTTGAGACCGCCGACAGCATTGCTCGTAGCACCGCCACCAGCGGTATTTCGGTCGGGCGCTACCTGCGCAGCCTGGGTTACCGCAACCTTGAGGACTTAAAGCGCACCTTGCGCGAGCAGGGTACGGCTTTGCATCAACCCTGGGGCGTGACCGATCGCCTGGGGGCTTATCGCCGTCGGCGCGAACAGCCGCAACCCCAAAAATTACGTCAGTCATTAACGCTGGAGCTGGAAGCGATCGAACACGTTTACCAATTGGCCGGCGGCGAAGCCTTTGCGCAGGTCAGCCGTCAGTTGGCGCAGGCGGAAGCGGTGTTTGTCGTGGGCATTCAGTCTACGCGCGGCATTGCCAATGCCTTTTACAGCCATCTGGAATATCTGCGGCCCAAGGTCTATTACGCGGACGGGTTATCCGGCACCTATGTGGAGTCGCTAAATTCGGAATTCAGTGCGCCATATCTGGTGCTGACGGACACGCGCGCGTATTCGACCATCGCACAAAAATACTGCCAGGCGGCCTGTGCGCGTGGGCTGCGGCTGGCGCTGATTACCGATATTTACTGCCCCTGGGCTCGGGATTACCCGATCGACCTGCTGCAGGTAAAAACCGACACCGGTCAGTTTTGGGATTCGCTGGCCCCGCTCAGTTGCCTGTTCAACCTGCTGCTGTCTTCGGTGCTGGAACAGGGCGGTACAGCGGTCGAGCAACGGCTGGCAAGCAACCGAATGCTGCAAAAAGAGCTGGGGCAATTTGAATCTTAACCGTATGGGAAAACGCAATGAGTGACAATGTAACATTAACCGATCTGGCCGAGGCCTTTCCTGGTCTGCCGATTGAGTTGAAATATGCCGGCGCCGACAACCTGACGGGCCGGGCGATTTATCGCGAGAGCCGCTGCCTGCTGCATCCTGATGCGGTGCAGGGGCTGACGCGTTGCCTGCTGGCGGCACGGCTGGCCGGTTTTTCCCTGCTGGTATTTGACGCTTATCGACCGCAGCAGGCGCAGGCGTTGCTGTGGCAAGCCTGTCCGGATCCGCAGTATGTCACCAGCACCTTGACCGGATCGCATCATAGCCGGGGTGTCGCGATCGACGTGACGCTGTTGGACGCCGAGGGTATCGCTCTGGATATGGGCACCGGCTTTGATGAAATGAGCGAAAAATCACACCCGTTTTATCCTGATTTCCCTCCGGAGGTGCAGCGCAACCGGCTGCTGCTGAATGCGGTGATGGCCGCCGGAGGTTTTCGCGGGATCGCCAGCGAATGGTGGCACTTCGAGCTGCCCAACGCCGGGGATTATCCGCTGCTGGTCGATCGCTTCGGCTGTTTTTCTTACGACTAAAACAACACACATTCAACGCATCAGGAGCTTTGTTTATGAATCAGATCAAATACGCCGCTCTGGCGGCTGCAGTGACGTTGGGCATGACGGTAGCCGGGCCGGTACAGGCGGCGGTACCAAAGGACATGTTGGTGATTGGCAAAGCGGCCGATCCGCAAACGCTGGATCCGGCGGTGACTATCGATAATAACGACTGGACGGTGACCTACCCGGCCTATCAGCGGCTGGTGCAGTACAAGACCGAAGGCGGAAAAGGTTCGACCCAGGTGGAGGGTGAGCTGGCCGACAGCTGGACCAGTTCAGACGACCAACTGGTCTGGACCTTTAAGCTAAAACCCGGCAACAAGTTTGATGACGGTTCGGACGTGAACGCCGATGCGGTCAAATGGTCGTTCGAGCGTCTGATGAAGATTGGTCAGGGACCGTCAGAGGCCTTCCCGAAAGACCTGCAGGTCACGGTGGTGGATCCGCTGACGGTACGTTTCACTCTGAAAACGCCGTTTGCGCCGTTCCTGTACACCCTGGCCAATGACGGTGCCGGCATCGTTAACCCGGCGATTGCCAAGGCGAATCCGGCGGACGAGGGCAAGGCCTGGCTGGCGAACCATAGTGCCGGCTCTGGGGCGTACAAACTGGATCGCTGGCAAAAGGGCCAGCAGTTGGTGCTGGTGCCTAACCCGCATTACAGCGGTGCCAAACCGGCGTTTAAACGCGTCACGGTGAAAATCATCGGCGAAAGCGCCACCCGCCGTCTGCAACTGACCCGAGGCGACCTGGATATTGCCGAATCGCTGCCGATTGACCAGCTCACGGCGCTGAAAAGTGAAAACAAGGTTGCGGTGAACGAGTACCCGTCGCTACGGGTGACCTATTTGTACCTTAACAACGGCAAAGCGCCGCTTAACCAGGTGGATCTGCGTCGCGCCATCTCTTACGCCGTGGATTATCAGGGCATGGTGAAGGGCATTCTCGGGGGCAACGGCAAACAGATGCGCGGCCCGATCCCGGAGGGCATGTGGGGCTATGACGCCAATGCCCAGCAGTACAGTCAGGATGCGGACAAGGCCAAGGCAGCACTGGCGGCGGTGAAAGACAAACCCGCTTCGCTGAACTTCCTCTATTCGATCAGTGACCCTAACTGGGAGGCGATTGCGCTGTCGGTACAGGCCAGCCTGGCGACGGTCGGCCTCAACGTCAAACTGGAGAAGCTGGCCAACGCTACCATGCGGGATCGCATCGGTCAGGGTAATTACGATATCGCCATCGGCAACTGGAGCCCGGATTTCGCCGACCCCTATATGTTCATGAACTACTGGTTTGAATCCGACAAGAAAGGGCTGCCGGGCAACCGGTCGTTCTACAGCGATCCGCAGGTGGATGCCCTGTTGAAGAAAGCGGTATCGGTGTCCGATCAGCAGGTTCGCACCGCGGATTACCAGGCGGCGCAGAAGATCGTCATCGACCAGGCGGCCTACGTCTATCTGTTCCAGAAAAACTATCAGGTGGCGATGAACAAAGAGGTGAAGGGCTTTGTGTATAACCCGATGCTGGAGCAGGTGTTCAACGTTGGGCAGATGAGCAAGTAATTTTTTTCGGGCAGCCGTTTGGCTGCCCCTGCACCATGGGAAACCGCTATGAACGTTTGGAGCCTTATCCGTCAGCGCTGCTGGGGGTTGGTGCTGGTGATGTTCGGGGTGTGCGTGATCACCTTTACCATCTCGCACCTGATCCCCGGCGATCCGGCGCGCTTGCTGGCCGGTGACCGCGCCAGCGAGGAAATCGTCCAGCATATTCGCCAACAGCTGGGGCTGGACCAGCCGCTGTATGTGCAATTTGGCCGCTACGTGCTGGATTTGCTGCATGGCGATTTGGGGACTTCCATTCGCACCGGACGGCCGGTGCTGGACGATCTGCGCGCCTTCTTTCCCGCCACGCTGGAGCTGGCTTTTTGCGCTTTACTGTTGGCGATCGCGTTTGGCGTCCCGCTTGGGGTGGTGTCGGCAGTGTATCGTAATAAATGGCCCGATCATCTGGTGCGGCTGTTGTCGGTGACCGGCATCTCCACCCCGGCGTTCTGGCTGGGGTTGGGGGTGATTATCCTGTTCTACGGGCAACTGAATCTATTGCCCGGCGGCGGCAGACTGGACGACTGGCTGGATCCTCCCACCCACATCACCGGGTTTTACCTGCTGGACTCCTTGCTGACCGGCAACGGCGAGGCGTTCTGGAACAGCCTGCAACACCTGATCCTGCCGGCGCTGACGTTAGCCTTTGTTCATCTTGGGGTAGTGGCGCGCCAAATCCGCTCGGCGATGCTGGAACAATTGGGGGAAGACTATATCCGCACGGCCCGTGCCAACGGCCTTTCGCACTGGCGAGTGGTGCTTGGGCATGCGTTGCCCAACGCGTTGATCCCCTCGGTGACGGTGTTGGGGCTGGCTTTGGGGGACTTACTCTATGGCGCGGTGCTGACCGAAACGGTCTTCGCCTGGCCGGGCATGGGCGCTTACGTGGTGGATTCCATTCAGGCGCTGGACTTTCCGGCGGTGATGGGGTTTGCCGTGGTGGTCTCTTTTGCCTACGTGATGGTTAATTTGATCGTCGATCTGCTCTACCTGTGGATCGACCCAAGAATGGGGCGCGAGGGATAATGACAATGACTCAAATCGAACAACCACCGATCGCGGAACCCGTATTGCGCTATCTCAGCCTGCGCCGCGCCTGGTACCGGGTTCGGCGGAGTCCGCTGACGCTGCTGGGTGCTGCCATCATGATAGCCGTGCTGTTCCTGATGCTGTTCTCGCCGTGGCTGGTGCCGCATAACCCGGACGCCATTGACCTAACCGCGCGCTTACTGCCGCCTTCGCCCGAGCACTGGTTCGGTACCGACGAAGTGGGCAGGGACCTGTTCAGCCGAGTCCTGGTTGGCAGCCGTCAATCGGTGGCCGCCGGGCTGGCGGTGGTGGTATTGGCGGGGAGCATTGGCTCGCTGCTCGGCTGTTTCTCCGGCGTGATGGGCGGTACGGTTGATGCGTTAATTATGCGCTGCATGGATATCATGCTGTCGGTGCCGTCGCTGGTGTTGACCATGGCGCTGGCGGCGGCGTTGGGCCCCAGTTTGTTCAACGCCATGTTGGCGATTGCCGTGGTGCGCATTCCTTTCTACGTGCGGCTGGCGCGCGGCCAAACGTTAACGCTGCGTCATCAGGCGTATATGCAAGCGGCGCGCACCTTTGGCGCTTCGCGCTGGCATCTGATTGGCTGGCACGTGCTGCGCAATGTGATGCCGCCGTTGGTGGTGCAGGCGTCGCTGGATATCGGTACCGCGATCCTGATGGCGGCTACGCTGGGCTTCATCGGCCTGGGTGCCCAGCAACCGACCGCCGAATGGGGCGCTATGGTGGCCAATGGACGCAACTATGTGCTCGACCAATGGTGGTATTCGGCCTTTCCCGGCACGGCGATCCTGATCACCGCCACCGGTTTCAACCTGTTCGGCGACGGTCTGCGCGACCTGCTGGATCCTAAAACCCGGGGGCGCTGATGAGTGAAACCACCGTTTTATCAATCGATGAATTGCAGCTGGAGTTTCCGATTTACGGCGGCAGCGTCAAGGCGCTCAATCGCGTCTCGTTGCAGGTCAAGGCGGGCGAAATCGTCGGCGTGGTGGGCGAGTCCGGCTCCGGCAAGTCGGTCACTGCGATGATGACGTTACGGCTGCTGGCGGAAGAGGGTTACCGCGTGACCGGCGGTTCGCTGGAGATGCTGGGCACCGACGTGCTTAACGCCAGCGAGCGGCAAATGCGCCAGTTGCGCGGTGCGCGGGTGTCGATGATTTTTCAGGAGCCCATGAGCGCGCTCAATCCAACGCGCAAGATCGGCCGCCAGATGTGCGAGGTGATCCGCCTGCACCAGCGACTTTCCGCCTCGGCGGCTCGCGACAAGGCGATTCAGCTGTTACAGGAAATGCAGATTGCCGATGCACCGCGGGTGATGGAGCGATATCCGTTTGAGTTGTCCGGCGGTATGCGCCAACGGGTGCTGATTGCCATGGCGTTTTCCTGCGAACCGGAACTGATCATCGCTGACGAACCCACCACTGCGCTGGACGTCACGGTCCAGCGTCAGGTGTTGCGTTTGCTACAGCAGAAGGCGCGAGCCAGCGGCACGGCGGTGCTATTTATCACTCACGATATGGCCGTGGTGTCGCAACTTTGCGACCGGGTGTATGTGATGTACGCAGGACACGTGATTGAGAGTGGCGCCACCGCCAATGTGATTGAGCATCCCAGTCATCCGTACTCCATTGGGCTATTGCTGGCGGCGCCGGAGCGTGCCGAACCGCGCAGCCTGCTGCAGGCTATCCCCGGTACGGTGCCCAACCTGAGTGCGTTACCGCCAGGCTGCGCTTTTAGCAACCGTTGCCGCCATGCTGACGCTCAGTGTCGGCTTACGCCGAGGCTTACGCCATTGGTGGCAGAGCCGAGCCAAAGGGTAGCCTGTTGGCATCCGCAGTCTGTCGATTTGGAGGTGCAAAATGAACGTTGAGGCACTGCTGGAACTGCGCGACGTGCGATTACGTTTCCCCGCCAGCTATAACTGGCGCGGCAAGCCGCGAGAGTATGTTCATGCGCTCAATGGGTTGGATCTGAACATTATGCGCGGCGAAACCTTGGGCATCGTTGGCGAGTCCGGCTGCGGCAAAAGCACCCTGGCGCAGTTGCTGATGGGGTTGTTGAAGCCCAGCAGCGGCGAGCTGCTGCGGGCGCGCAATGCCGGCTCCTGGTTTGGCAGCGGCATGCAAATGGTGTTTCAAGATCCGCAGTCATCGCTCGATCCGCGCCTGCCGGTATGGCGAATTATCACCGAGCCGGTGTACGTGCAGCAACACAACAGCGTGGCGGAACGACGGGCGCAGGCGGCGGAGTTGGCTCAGCAGGTGGGACTGCGGCCGGAGGCGATTGACCGGTTGCCGCACGAGTTTTCCGGCGGACAGCGACAGCGTATCTCCATCGCCCGCGCACTGTCGTCACAGCCGGACATCATCGTGCTGGACGAACCTACTTCGGCGCTGGATATTTCGGTGCAGGCGCAGATCCTCAATTTACTGGTGGAACTGCAACGCCAGCGCAACCTGACTTATGTGCTGATCTCGCATAACGTTTCGGTGATCCAGCACATGAGCGATCGGGTAGCGGTGATGTATCTGGGGCAGATTGTCGAATTGGGGCCGACCGCGCAGGTGTTGCGCCAGCCTCAGCACCCTTACACCCGGTTGCTGTTGGATTCGGTGCCCCGTACCGGCCGTTCACTGAGCGACAGCGCAATTGAAGACCGCAAAGGGGAATTACCGGGCAACCGTCAGTTGCCGCAGGGCTGCTTTTTTCGCGAACGTTGCCCTTACGCCGGCGAGGGGTGCCAGCGACCGCAAAGTTTGAGAGTCAATTTGGGCGGCACGGCGGTGCGTTGCCATAAGGTAGGATGACGGCGATACGCTCAGCGGATAATGCCGCGCGTCGAGCGTGTGAAGAAGTCGAGGAACAGGCGTAGCAATGGGTATTCCACGCTCAGGTGGATAACCTCTTGCCGTACATCCTCCAACGCCATCGACCGGTGATACAGCATGTCGTAGAGAGCGTGAATAACTCGCTGTTGTTGCGGATCGGCGGCCAGAAAAGCCGGCGCTGCCAGATGCAGGCCGTCAGGTTTGGCGCGATGGCCGCCGGCCTGAACAAAGGGCGGCAGATCCTGCACCAGCAGGGCACCGTCGGCAACTTTTGCATGGGCACCGATAATGCAAAATTGGTGTACCGCGCACCGGGCGCCGACCCATGCAGCATCGCCCATCTCAACATGCCCGGCCAGGCCGCTGTGCTCGCCGACGTAAGCACCGTTTCCGATGACGCAGTCGTGGGCAACATGCACATTATCCCGCAGGTGATTGTCGTTACCGATGACGGTGCGCTGGCGCCCCTGTACCGTACCGCGATGTAGGGTGGCGTAATGGCCTATACGGTTACGATCGCCAATGATTAACGAGGTCGGTTCATCGGCATACTTCAAATCCTGGCTGGCTTCGCCGATCGAAGAAAACGAGCCGAAAACGTTGTCGCGGCCGATACGGGTCAGGCCGTTAATTACCGAGTGCGAGGCAACAGTGGTGCCTTCGCCTATCTCAACCCCGGCGGAGATGACGCAAAAAGGCCCGATACGCACGTGCGCACCGATCATCGCGCCGGGCGCGATCAGGCTGTTGTCTGCAATAAGGGCAGAGGGAGAAATCATCACGTTTCCTGATGGCGGCGCGTGGCTATCCATCAGCCAGGCCAGTCATCGGTTAATTATTAAGCCGGATTCTGGATTAATTGGGGGAAACAGGAACGCGTGGGCAGGAAGTTTGCCTTCCGGTCGGTGTGACAAGGTTTGTCTGCGGCCAGCATAAGCCGGTATTTGCCTCAGACTGCTACCTTATATTTTATTTATTTTGTGAACCTTTGGGTAATAACGGGATGTTACCACCGGCGATTTCAACTCTTTGCTCTGCAGGGCTGAAAATGGTCAGGCTGACAACGGTCAATTCCGTCGCCAGCGAATGCCATAACTCAGGGCAGTGGCCAATCGGTAGGGGTGTTACTGACGACCTCGACATACATGTCCCAGGCGTGGGACCAGAATTGCGTAAAGCCTTCCTGACTGAAGCTAATACCCATCAGGCCCATCACGAACCAGCAGGTGGTGAACAACCCGAGGCTGCTGAACATAAATGCCATGCCGTTGCGGCTGGTCTTACGGCAAACGACGTTTAGCTGGCTGGCCATAAACATCATAACGGCGCTAAGCAACTCCCAGCGCATCATAATAAAACCTGTGGCAATGGCACTCATCGAACGGGATCCTTGGTGATAAAGCTGCTCCCGGCGAGCGGCCGGAAGGTCAGGGCAACGGGTGAAATAGTGTGATCTGTGTCACATTGTAGCACTGGGATAAATCGCTGCTCAATCCCTGAGCGGGAGAAAAATCGGCATTTGGTAACATTCCAACATGCTGAAACATTTATGCCATTTCATTAGCAACCTTTTAATGGGGAGCGCAAACCAATAACGCTATGCTTGCCGACTTTTCACTGCCCTGATTTATCTTGGGAAAATGTGACGTCTGACAGGTAACTCGCCACGTATGGCCCTATTAAAAGATAAAATTCGCGACCATTCCGCCGAAGAAATGTTGTTTATACGCCGCGCCGGCGTGGCAATGGTGTTGGTTGTCGCCTGTTTTGGCGTGTTGATCCTCAACCTGTACCGCCTGCAGGTAAAACAGCATGCGTTCTACCAGACGCGATCCAATCAAAACGACATCAAGATGGTGCCGATTGCCCCCAGTCGCGGGCTGATTTTCGACCGCAACGGCATTGCGCTGGTGCGTAACATTACGCTGTATCAGATCCAGATTATCCCCAGCAAAATCGACAATATGACTGCGCTGCTGCAGGCGCTGACGCCGATTGTCGATCTGACCCCCGAAGACATCGCCGCTTTTCGCGATGACATGCACCACAATGGCCGCTACAAGCCGGTTACCTTGAAAAGCGGGCTGACGGAAACCGAGGTGGCGCGCTTCGCGGTCAATCAATACCGTTTTGACGGGGTGACGATTGACACCTATCAGCAGCGGGAATATCCCTACGGTGCCGAACTGGCCCACGTGGTGGGTTACGTGTCTAAAATCAACGATGGCGATTTGAAGCGGCTGGACAAGGCGGGCCTCAGCGAGAACTATGCCGCCGACCACAATATCGGCAAGCAGGGCATCGAGGCTTATTATGAGTCAGAGTTGCATGGCACCACCGGTTATCAGGAAGTCGAAGTGGATAACCACGGTCGCGTGATACGCCTGCTGAAAGAACAACCGCCACAGGCGGGCAAAAACATTTACCTGACGCTCGATCTGCCGCTGCAGCAATATATCGAATCGGTGCTTAAAGGGCAGCGGGCAGCAGTGGTGGTGGAAGACCCGCGCGACGGTGGCATTTTGGCCATGGTCTCCAGCCCCAGTTACGATCCCAACCCTTTTGTGAAGGGCATCAGCTATCCCGCGTATAAAGCTCTGCTGAGCAACCCCGATCTGCCGCTGATTAACCGCGTCACGCAAGGGCTTTACCCACCGGCATCCACGGTG encodes the following:
- a CDS encoding MurR/RpiR family transcriptional regulator, with translation MAEHPDVMAQIEASFAVQTPTGKRIAGYLLANLPQVPFETADSIARSTATSGISVGRYLRSLGYRNLEDLKRTLREQGTALHQPWGVTDRLGAYRRRREQPQPQKLRQSLTLELEAIEHVYQLAGGEAFAQVSRQLAQAEAVFVVGIQSTRGIANAFYSHLEYLRPKVYYADGLSGTYVESLNSEFSAPYLVLTDTRAYSTIAQKYCQAACARGLRLALITDIYCPWARDYPIDLLQVKTDTGQFWDSLAPLSCLFNLLLSSVLEQGGTAVEQRLASNRMLQKELGQFES
- the ddpX gene encoding D-alanyl-D-alanine dipeptidase → MSDNVTLTDLAEAFPGLPIELKYAGADNLTGRAIYRESRCLLHPDAVQGLTRCLLAARLAGFSLLVFDAYRPQQAQALLWQACPDPQYVTSTLTGSHHSRGVAIDVTLLDAEGIALDMGTGFDEMSEKSHPFYPDFPPEVQRNRLLLNAVMAAGGFRGIASEWWHFELPNAGDYPLLVDRFGCFSYD
- a CDS encoding ABC transporter substrate-binding protein gives rise to the protein MNQIKYAALAAAVTLGMTVAGPVQAAVPKDMLVIGKAADPQTLDPAVTIDNNDWTVTYPAYQRLVQYKTEGGKGSTQVEGELADSWTSSDDQLVWTFKLKPGNKFDDGSDVNADAVKWSFERLMKIGQGPSEAFPKDLQVTVVDPLTVRFTLKTPFAPFLYTLANDGAGIVNPAIAKANPADEGKAWLANHSAGSGAYKLDRWQKGQQLVLVPNPHYSGAKPAFKRVTVKIIGESATRRLQLTRGDLDIAESLPIDQLTALKSENKVAVNEYPSLRVTYLYLNNGKAPLNQVDLRRAISYAVDYQGMVKGILGGNGKQMRGPIPEGMWGYDANAQQYSQDADKAKAALAAVKDKPASLNFLYSISDPNWEAIALSVQASLATVGLNVKLEKLANATMRDRIGQGNYDIAIGNWSPDFADPYMFMNYWFESDKKGLPGNRSFYSDPQVDALLKKAVSVSDQQVRTADYQAAQKIVIDQAAYVYLFQKNYQVAMNKEVKGFVYNPMLEQVFNVGQMSK
- a CDS encoding ABC transporter permease produces the protein MNVWSLIRQRCWGLVLVMFGVCVITFTISHLIPGDPARLLAGDRASEEIVQHIRQQLGLDQPLYVQFGRYVLDLLHGDLGTSIRTGRPVLDDLRAFFPATLELAFCALLLAIAFGVPLGVVSAVYRNKWPDHLVRLLSVTGISTPAFWLGLGVIILFYGQLNLLPGGGRLDDWLDPPTHITGFYLLDSLLTGNGEAFWNSLQHLILPALTLAFVHLGVVARQIRSAMLEQLGEDYIRTARANGLSHWRVVLGHALPNALIPSVTVLGLALGDLLYGAVLTETVFAWPGMGAYVVDSIQALDFPAVMGFAVVVSFAYVMVNLIVDLLYLWIDPRMGREG
- the ddpC gene encoding D,D-dipeptide ABC transporter permease, whose protein sequence is MTQIEQPPIAEPVLRYLSLRRAWYRVRRSPLTLLGAAIMIAVLFLMLFSPWLVPHNPDAIDLTARLLPPSPEHWFGTDEVGRDLFSRVLVGSRQSVAAGLAVVVLAGSIGSLLGCFSGVMGGTVDALIMRCMDIMLSVPSLVLTMALAAALGPSLFNAMLAIAVVRIPFYVRLARGQTLTLRHQAYMQAARTFGASRWHLIGWHVLRNVMPPLVVQASLDIGTAILMAATLGFIGLGAQQPTAEWGAMVANGRNYVLDQWWYSAFPGTAILITATGFNLFGDGLRDLLDPKTRGR
- a CDS encoding ABC transporter ATP-binding protein; protein product: MSETTVLSIDELQLEFPIYGGSVKALNRVSLQVKAGEIVGVVGESGSGKSVTAMMTLRLLAEEGYRVTGGSLEMLGTDVLNASERQMRQLRGARVSMIFQEPMSALNPTRKIGRQMCEVIRLHQRLSASAARDKAIQLLQEMQIADAPRVMERYPFELSGGMRQRVLIAMAFSCEPELIIADEPTTALDVTVQRQVLRLLQQKARASGTAVLFITHDMAVVSQLCDRVYVMYAGHVIESGATANVIEHPSHPYSIGLLLAAPERAEPRSLLQAIPGTVPNLSALPPGCAFSNRCRHADAQCRLTPRLTPLVAEPSQRVACWHPQSVDLEVQNER
- a CDS encoding oligopeptide/dipeptide ABC transporter ATP-binding protein encodes the protein MNVEALLELRDVRLRFPASYNWRGKPREYVHALNGLDLNIMRGETLGIVGESGCGKSTLAQLLMGLLKPSSGELLRARNAGSWFGSGMQMVFQDPQSSLDPRLPVWRIITEPVYVQQHNSVAERRAQAAELAQQVGLRPEAIDRLPHEFSGGQRQRISIARALSSQPDIIVLDEPTSALDISVQAQILNLLVELQRQRNLTYVLISHNVSVIQHMSDRVAVMYLGQIVELGPTAQVLRQPQHPYTRLLLDSVPRTGRSLSDSAIEDRKGELPGNRQLPQGCFFRERCPYAGEGCQRPQSLRVNLGGTAVRCHKVG
- the lpxA gene encoding acyl-ACP--UDP-N-acetylglucosamine O-acyltransferase, translated to MISPSALIADNSLIAPGAMIGAHVRIGPFCVISAGVEIGEGTTVASHSVINGLTRIGRDNVFGSFSSIGEASQDLKYADEPTSLIIGDRNRIGHYATLHRGTVQGRQRTVIGNDNHLRDNVHVAHDCVIGNGAYVGEHSGLAGHVEMGDAAWVGARCAVHQFCIIGAHAKVADGALLVQDLPPFVQAGGHRAKPDGLHLAAPAFLAADPQQQRVIHALYDMLYHRSMALEDVRQEVIHLSVEYPLLRLFLDFFTRSTRGIIR
- a CDS encoding YjcB family protein, which produces MSAIATGFIMMRWELLSAVMMFMASQLNVVCRKTSRNGMAFMFSSLGLFTTCWFVMGLMGISFSQEGFTQFWSHAWDMYVEVVSNTPTDWPLP
- the mrdA gene encoding penicillin-binding protein 2, which codes for MALLKDKIRDHSAEEMLFIRRAGVAMVLVVACFGVLILNLYRLQVKQHAFYQTRSNQNDIKMVPIAPSRGLIFDRNGIALVRNITLYQIQIIPSKIDNMTALLQALTPIVDLTPEDIAAFRDDMHHNGRYKPVTLKSGLTETEVARFAVNQYRFDGVTIDTYQQREYPYGAELAHVVGYVSKINDGDLKRLDKAGLSENYAADHNIGKQGIEAYYESELHGTTGYQEVEVDNHGRVIRLLKEQPPQAGKNIYLTLDLPLQQYIESVLKGQRAAVVVEDPRDGGILAMVSSPSYDPNPFVKGISYPAYKALLSNPDLPLINRVTQGLYPPASTVKPYMATSALFAGVITPNTTFFGAPTWTLPGTQRRYRDWLKTGHGMLNVTKAIEESADTFFYQVAFEMGIDRIHSWLSQFGYGQATGIDLNEEYRGVLPSREWKQRVHKKAWYQGDTISVGIGQGYWVATPIQMVKALTTLINNGKVKTPHLLYSMRQGNLVSRYQPPVESAQIGDAKSPYWGIVRNGMYGMANLPNGTGYKLFHTAPYQIAAKSGTSQVFGLKENQTYNAKMIPVRLRDHIFYTLFAPYKNPRVAMALILENGGGDGVVAGPTARAILDHIFDPANAPQPEVNQKVKPELNDSADVQQ